GCTCATGAAGGCCTCCTGTCACGATAGTGAACGGTCCTTTTCTTTGCTCTCATGCTTAGCACATGGTCATGATAGGCCCCCCTTTCAAGCGCTGCCCAAGGTTTCTATGCTGAACGAAAACCGTTGCGTGGCGCTGCCGCCCCGGTAGGAGAGGGCGAGCGCCGGGAGTTTCCCGTCATGCATGAAGAACAGCTCGATACTCATCCGGTCCACTGCCCCTACTGCAGCATGCCTTTCGACCTGCCAGTCGACGTCTCGCAAGGCAGCCATCAGACGTGGGAAGACTGCCCCTACTGCTGTGCGCCGATCCAACTGCGGGTGGAAGTGTCGCCGATGACGGGAGAGCTCGATGCCCTGGTGCTGGGGCGCGACGACGAAGTCCTGTGAAGACACGGGCCGGGGCGACGCCCTCGGCATCGTAGGCTGGTACAATGGCGGCAACCCTATGCCCCGGCGGGTTGCCATGGCAGCGACCGGGACATGACAAGCCTCATCCTGTTTTCGAGCTGCGAGGATTCCCTTCATGAGCGAAGCGCGTCACGAACGCCTGATCATTCTCGGTTCCGGTCCGGCCGGCTATACCGCCGCGGTCTACGCGGCGCGGGCCAACCTCAAGCCGGTGCTGATCACCGGCATCCAGGCCGGCGGCCAGTTGACCACCACCACCGACGTCGACAACTGGCCCGGCGACGATGCCGGCGTGCAGGGACCGGAACTCATGGAGCGCATGAAGCGCCATGCCGAACGCTTCGATACCGAAGTGCTGTTCGACCACATCCATGAGGTGGACCTGCGCAACCGTCCCTTCACTCTGAAGGGCGACAGCGGCAGCTACACTTGCGATGCGCTGATCGTCGCTACCGGCGCCAGCGCCCGCTACCTGGGGTTGCCCTCCGAGCAGCAGTACATGGGCCAGGGGGTGTCGGCCTGCGCCACCTGCGATGGCTTCTTCTACCGCAACAAGGAGGTGGTGGTGGTGGGCGGCGGCAATACCGCCGTGGAAGAGGCGCTCTACCTCTCCAACATCGCCTCCAAGGTGACCCTGGTGCACCGGCGCGACAGCCTGCGCGCCGAGAAGATCCTGCAGGATCGCCTGCGCGAGAAGGCCGAGAGCGGCAACGTGGTGCTCGAGTGGAACCACGTGGTGGAGGAAGTGCTGGGCGACGCCAGCGGCGTGACCGGTGTGCGCGTACGCTCCACCGTGGATGGCGGCGTGAAGGAGATCGCGGCGCCGGGGGTGTTCATCGCCATCGGCCACAGCCCCAACACCGGCATCTTCGAGGGCCAGCTCGAGATGCACGACGGCTACATCAAGGTGAAGTCCGGCCTCGAGGGCAACGCCACGGCCACCAGCGTGCCGGGCGTGTTCGCCGCCGGCGACGTGATGGATCACGTCTACCGCCAGGCGGTGACCTCCGCCGGCACCGGCTGCATGGCGGCATTGGATGCGGAGCGCTACCTCGACGACCTGTAGAACGCGGCTACGCCGCTGCAGAGGGAAGAGCGGCGCTGCGCACCTGGAAGACAGAAGAGAAAACCTTGGGTCGAGGAGAGGTAGCCATGGGCTGGCTTTCCTCTTCTCCCTTCCTTCTTCAGTAATGCGGCGGCACTTCGTCCTGCGCTGACGGTGCCGCCATCTCCGAATCCTGTAGCGCCCGCTGCTGGTCGCGCAGCTTTTCCTGCATCAGGGCGTTGATCCGCTCGAGCTGCGCCAGGCGCCGCTCCTGGGCAGCCACCGCCTGGTCCAGCGTATCCAGCCAGTGTTCCTGATAGGCAATCCGGCTCTCCAGGGCTTCCAGTCGGGTGGCGAGCGCCTGGGAAAGGCTCATGCTAGAATCGTCGCGCTGCGTGTCGCTGTTCATCGTGACACCTTCATTGGTCGGCGGGGCCTCGGGTCGCGTCGTCATCGAACATCCTGTTTCTTCAATTCCCCATAACAAGTGAGCAATACGGATCCATGAATCGCAAGGTCATCATTCGCTGTACGTTGGTCAGCCTGTTGCTGGCGCTGCCGGCGCCGTTGCTGATTGCCCTGTCCCTGGCCCTGGCCGATGTCGGCCTGCCCCAGCAGCTCCTGACCCTGCTGGAGCCCGGCGGCTATGCGGTGGGTTATGTCACCGTCTCCCTCGCCGTCTTCGTGCTGCTGCTCATCGCCACGCTGTCCACCCAGGCGCTGAACCCGCAGCTGGCGGTGCTCGCCGCCGTGGAGAACGACGATCGCGAGATCGGCGAGGTCAAGTGGTTCAACGTCAACAAGGGCTACGGTTTCATCAAGCGCGAGAGTGGCGAGGACGTCTTCGTCCACTTTCGCGCCATTCGCGGCCGCGGCCATCGTACCCTGGCCGAGGGCCAGAAGGTGCGCTATCACGTGATCGAGAACGAGCGGGGATTGCAAGCCGACGACGTCACGGTCATCACTTGAGCGAAGCGCCTGCGCTCGACCAGGCGTTGTTGGAATTGCAGCGCGAGAGGCTCATTTACTAAAGTAAACTCCGCTCTCTCGCTGCAATCCCGCCTAGCCTGGCCATCACTCGGCAGCTTCTCGCATCGAGTCTCACTCTAACCAACCCATCGCCCTGCATGTTTCAGAACATGCGGGGCGATGTCGTTTCGAGTCACTGGCCGGAGTCGGGCCAGTCGATGGCATTTTCGCTGCCGTCGGGCAGCACCTGCCAGAAGCGGTCGGGGTCGTCGCCGGGCTGCCAGCCGCCCAGCGAGCAGCGTACCTCGCAGCCGAGCCGTGCAGCGGCGTCGCGGGCGCAGTCGCAGTCTCTCAACCACGGCGTGTGCGAGCTGTCGAACCACAGGCTGGCGAAGCCGTCGGCGGCCTTCTCGACCAGCAGCACCGGGATCTCGTGCCCGGCGTGATGGCCGCGGGTCTGCCACTTGCCGCGCCCGGCACCGCGCAGCGGGGCGGCATCCAGCGTCTCGCCGAGCCAGGCATCGATCGCTCCCGGCTGAGGGTGGCGCAGGTAGATCTCGATGTCCGGGTAGCGCATGTGGCTGTCGTGCGGGTGTGGCATGGTGAACCCTCTTGGCGCGGTCAGGGCCGGGCGGTGCCGTTGACGAAGAGCCTGGCCAGGATCGTTTCGTAGATCCGGCTCAGGTCGTCGAGGTCGGCGGCGCGAACGTGCTCGTTGGTCTGGTGAATGGTGGCATTGCGTGGCCCCAGTTCCACCACCTGGCTGCCCAGCGTGGCGATGAAACGCCCATCCGAGGTACCACCGCTGGTCGAGAGCCGCGGGCGGCGGCCGAGCACGCTTTCCACGCCGTGCAGGGCGGCGTCCACCAGTTCGCCCTCGGCGGTGAGGAACGGTTCGCCGTTGAGCGTCCAGTCGAGCTGGTACTCGAGGCCGTGGGCATCGAGGATCGCCTCGGTGCGTGAGCGCAGCTGCTCATGGGTCACTTCGGTGGAGAAACGGAAGTTGAACACCGCCTCCACCTCGCCGGGGATCACGTTGGTGGCCCCGGTGCCGGCACGCAGATTGGAGATCTGGAAGCTGGTGGCCGGGAAGAAGTCGTTGCCGCCGTCCCAGTGCTCGTGCACCAGCGCGTCGAGTGCCGGCATGACCTGGTGGATGGGGTTGCGCGCCAGGTGCGGGTAGGCCACGTGGCCCTGGATGCCGCGTACGTGCAGCACGCCGCCGAGCGAGCCGCGGCGGCCGTTCTTGATCACGTCGCCTAGCACGTCGGTGGAGGAGGGCTCGCCGACGATGCAGTAGTCGAGCCGCTCGTGGCGTTCACGCAGGTGTTCGACCACGGCCCGGGTGCCATCCACCGCGGGGCCCTCCTCGTCGGAGGTGATCAGGAAGGCAATGCGGCCGTGGTGATCGGGGTGGGCGGTCACGAAGCGCTCCACCGCGGTGACCATCGCTGCCAGGCTGCCCTTCATGTCGGCCGAGCCGCGGCCGCGCAGCATGCCGGCCTCGTCGATGACGGGTTCGAAGGGAGGCGTGTCCCAGTGGGTGTGGGGGCCGCTCGGCACCACGTCGGTATGGCCGGCGAAGGCCAGTACCGGGCCGTGATGGCCATGGGTCGCCCAGAAGTTCTCCACGTCGCCGAAGGGCAGGCGTTCGACCTGGAAGCCCAACCGCTCCAGGCGCTCGATCATCAGCGCCTGGCAGCCGAGGTCGTCGGGCGTGACCGAGGGGCGGCGAATCAGCTCGAAGGCGAGCTGCAGGGTCGCGGAGAGCCCCTGTGGATCAGTCGTTGGCATGCAGGGCCTCGTTGAGCGCGATGGCGCTCTTGTTGGTCAGGCACTCGATGCGACCGTTCTGCGAATTGCGCCGCAGCAGCAGGTCGCTCTGGCCGGCCAGTTCGCGCGCCGCCACGGTCTTGACCTCCTGGCCCTGGTCGTCGAGCAGGGTGACCTTGGCGCCGGCGGTGATGTAGAGCCCGGCCTCCACGGTGCAGCGGTCGCCCAGCGGAATGCCGATGCCGGCATTGGCGCCGATCAGGCAGCCCTCGCCCACCTTGATGACGATGTTGCCGCCGCCGGAGAGGGTGCCCATGGTGGAACAGCCACCGCCCAGGTCGGAGCCCCGGCCCACCATCACGCCGGCGGAGATGCGGCCCTCGATCATGCCCGGGCCCTCGGTGCCGGCGTTGAAGTTGACGAAGCCCTCATGCATGACGGTGGTGCCTTCGCCCAGGTAGGCGCCCAGGCGCACCCGCGCGGTGTCGGCGATGCGCACGCCGCTCGGCACCACGTAGTCGGTCATCTTGGGGAACTTGTCGACGCAGTCCACCGACAGGGCGCGGCCCTCCAGGCGCGCCTTGAGGCGACGGGCGGGCAGCTCCTCGATGTCGATCGGGCCCTCGCTGCTCCAGGCCACGTTGCGCAGCAGACCGAACATGCCGGTGAGGTCGACGCCGTGCGGCTTGACCAGGCGGTGCGACAGCAGGTGCAGCTTGAGATAGACCTCGGGGGCGCTCTGCGGCGGCAGGTCGCTGTCGAGGAAGGTGGCGACCAGCGGACGCTGGCTGGCGGCCAGTGCCTCGGCCAGCTCGGCCTGGGCCACGTGACCCGCCGCCCTGAGTGCCTCGGCCAGCGTGGCGCAGTGCTCCGGCAGGAAGCTGACGGCGCCGTTGCCGGTGGGAACGTCGAGCACCTTGCCCACGGCCTCCACCAGGCTGGCATCCGGCTTGAGCAGCGGCGCCGGATAGTAGATCTCCAGCCAGTCGCCCTGGGTGTTCTGGGTGCCGATTCCGAAGGCAAAACTCAGCATGGGGGTGTCCTCACGTCTTGAAGGGGGATGGGCCTCAGCCCTTGAGATCGTCGTAGTCGCCGTCGCGGTAGCCGACGCGTATTTCGTCACCGGTATCGAGCAACGGCCGCTTGAGCAGGGTGGGGTGGGCCATGAGCAATGCACGCACCTTGTTGGCGTCGAGGTCCTGCTTGTCCTCCTCGGGCAGGTTGCGCCAGGTGGTGCTGCGCCGGTTGATGGCCTCCATCACGGGGACCCGGGCGAGGATGTGCTCGAGCAGCGCGGCGGAGAGGCCGTCCTCGCGCAGGTCGTGGACCTGATAGGGCAGGCCCTTCGCGTCCAGGGCCTGGCGCGCCTTGCGGCAGGTGTCGCAGTTCTTGATCACGAAGAGGGTCGCCATCATGCACTCCTTTCGATGAAACGGCGAATGCGCCGGGCGGCTTCCACGGTGGCGTCGAGGTCGGCGACCAGCGCCAGGCGGATGCGGCCCGCACCGGGATTGGTGCCGTCGTGGCCCTGGCGTCCCATGTAGGCGCCGGGAAGCACGCTGACGTGCTCGGCGGCAAACAGCGCCCGGGCGAAGGCCTCGTCGTCACCGCCCGGCACCGCCGGCCATAGGTAGAAACTGGCCTCGGGGGAGGGAAATTCAAGTACCGGGGCAAGCATCTCGGTCACCGCGGCGAACGTCTCGCGGTAGGCGTCGCGGTTGGCACGCACGTGAGCTTCGTCGTTCCAGGCGGTGATCGAGGCGTGCTGCAGCGGCAGCGACATGGCGCAGCCGTGATAGGTGCGGTAGCGCTTGAACGGCGCGATCAGCTCGGCGTCGCCGGCGACGAAGCCGGAGCGCAGCCCCGGCAGGTTGGAGCGCTTGGAGAGCGAATGGAACACCAGGCAGCGCCGGTAGTCGTGGCGGCCGAGGGCGGCGCAGGCCTCGAGCAGTCCCGGCGGCGGGGCGTCCTCGTCGAGGTAGAGCTCGGAGTAGCACTCGTCGGAGGCGATGATGAAATCGAACTCGTCGGCCAGGTCAATCAGCTTCTCGAACTCGGCGCGCGGCGTTACCGCCCCGGTGGGGTTGCCCGGCGAGCAGAGGAAGAGGATCTGCACCTCGCGCCAGGTCTCGGGCGGCACGGCATCGAAATCGGGGCGAAAGCCGTTTTCGGCCCGGCAGTCGAGGTAGAGCGGCTGGCCGCCGGCGAGCAGGGTGGCGCCCTCGTAGATCTGGTAGAAGGGGTTGGGTACCGCCACCCGGGCCGGACGGCGGCGGTCCAGGGCGGCCTGGACGAAGGCGAAGATCGCCTCGCGGGTGCCGTTGACCGGCAGCACCTGGCGCTCGGCGTCGAGCCCCTCGAGGCCGAAGCGCCGTGTGGCCCAGCCGGCGATGGCGTCGCGCAGCTCGGGAATGCCGGCGGTGGCCGGGTAGCGGGCGAAATCCTGCTGGTGGGCCTGGAGCGTCGCCAGGGCGGCAGCGAAGGGGGCGTGCTGCGGTTCGCCGATGGTCAGCGGGATGTGCGCGAGCCCCGTAGGGGGCGTCACGCCGGCCTTCAGCTTGGCCAGCCTTTCGAAGGGATACGGCTTGAGGGCGTCGAGGTCGGGGTTCATCGGTGTCCAGGCGCCGTGGGGCGGCGTCGTTGTCGTGTCTGCGGGCAGACCGACGATTATAGGGAAGCGCCAGGCTCGCCTCAAACCCGGACGTGGCGGGCGTCAGCCCGCCACGTCCAGCACCTCGATCAGCCGCTCGCGCAGGCGCTGCTGACGGGCGGGGTCGGTCAGCGGTGTGCCCGTCTTGTCGGTAATGAAGAAGACGTCCTCGACCCGCTCGCCCAGGGTGGCGATCTTGGCCGCCGAGAGCGAGATGTCCTGCTCCATGAAGATGCGTCCGACCCGGGCCAGCAGGCCGGGGCGGTCGGGGGCGGTCAGCTCCAGCAGGGTGCGCTCGTTGGCCGGGTCCTGCTCGATCAGCACCTCGGTCGGTACCTTGAAGTGGCGCAGCTGGCGCGGGGTATGACGGGTGACGATCTGCGGGTAGTCGTCGGGGTCGTCGAGCTCCTCGACCAGATGCGCGCGGATCTCCTCGATGCGGTTCGGGTCGCGGATGGCACGGCCCTGGTCGTCGAGCACGATGAAGGTGTTGAGCGTCCAGTCGTTGCTCGAGGTGGCGATGCGCGCGTCGTGGATGGAGAGCCCGAGCTGCTCCATGGCGGCGGCGGTGGCGGCGAACAGGTCGTCCACCGAGCGGGTGTGGATGAACACCTTGGTGCCGCCGTCGGTCATGTCGTCGGTGGGGGCGCTGATCAGGATCAGCGGCAGCGGCGACTCCCCGTGGGCCAGGATGCCCATGGTCTGCCAGGCGATCTCGCTGGGCGCGTACTGCAGGAAGTACTCCTCCCCGAGCGACTCCCACAGGCGGTCGACCCGGTCGATGTCGGCCCCCACCGTGGCCAGCAGCGAGCGCGACTCGCTGCGGGTCTCGCGCACCCACTCCTCGCGGTCCAGCGGGTTGTCCAGGCCGCGGCGCAGGGCGCGCTTGGTTTCGGCGTGGAGCTGGCGGAGCAGCGAGGCGCGCCAGCCGTTCCACAGCGTCGGGTTGGTGGCGTTGATGTCGGCCACGGTCAGCACGTAGAGGTAATCGAGGCGGATCTCGTCGCCGACCTGGGCGGCGAATTCGCGGATCACGTCGGGGTCGGTGATGTCGCGCTTCTGCGCCACCATCGACATCACCAGGTGATTCTCCACCAGCCAGCTGACCAGCCGCGTGTCGCGGCTCGACAGGCCGTGGCGCTCGGCGAAGCGCTCCACGTCGCGGGCACCGAGGAGCGAGTGGTCGCCGCCGCGTCCCTTGCCGATGTCGTGGTAGAGACCCGCGATCCAGAGCAGCTCGAGCTTGGGCAGCTGGTGCACCAGCGCTGCCGCCACCGGGAAGTCATCGCGCGCCTCGGGCTTGCGAAACTGGTGGATGAACTTGAGCAGGCGCAGGGTGTGGGCGTCCACGGTGTAGATGTGGAACAGGTCGTGCTGCATCAGGCCCACCGCCTGGCCGAACTCGGGCAGGTACTTGCCCAGCACGCCGTAGCGGTTCATGCGCCGCAGTTGGCGCGCCACGTTGCCGCTGGAGCAGAGCAGCGACATGAACAGGTGCTGGTGCTGGGCGTCGTCGCGGTAGAGGTCGTCGATCAGGTGGCGGTTGTCGCGAATCAGGCGGATGGTGTCGGCGCGCACGCCCTCGATCTCGGGGTGCTCGGCCATCAGCAGGAACAGCTCGAGCAGCGCATAGGGGTGGTCGCGAAACACCGAGCGGGTGCGCGCCTTGATGTAGCCGCCCTCGATCACGAAGCGCTCGTTGAGATCGGCGGTCTCCAGACGCTCGCCGCTGCGCAGGATCGCCTCGTCGAAGTGCTGCAGCAGCATGTCGTTGAGACCCGCCAGCGCCGTGACGTGGCGGTAGTAGCGCTTCATGAACTGCTCGACGGCGAGCCGCTCGGGGGTGTCGCGAAAACCGAACAGCTCGGCGATGGTGCGCTGGTGGTCGAACAGCAGGCGATCCTCGGCGCGGCCGGTGAGCATGTGCAGCGCATAGCGCACCTGCCACAGGAAGGCCTGGCCCTGGCTCAGGATGCGCAGCTCGGCATCGTTCATGAAGCCGTTCGCCACCAGATCCTCGTAGCGCTGGCTGCCGAAGTGGCGCTTGGCCACCCAGCCGATCATCTGGATGTCGCGCAGCCCGCCCGGTGAACTCTTGATGTTGGGCTCGAGGTGGTACTCGGAGTTGTTGAAGCGGTGATGGCGGGCGATCTGCTCCTGCCACTTGGCCTCGAAGAATCGGTCCGACGGCCACATCCGCTCGCGGGCGATGCGCGCCTTCATCGCCTCGCGCAGCGACTCGGGGCCGGCCAGGAGGCGCGACTCCATCAGGTTGGTGATGACGGTGATGTCGCCTTCTGCCTCGCGTTCGCAGTCGGCAAGCGAGCGCACGCTGTGGCCGATCTCCAGGCCGATGTCCCACAGCAGGGTGATGAAGGCGGTCAGTCCTTCGCGGTAGGGCGTGTCGTCGTCGTCCTCGAGCAGCAGCATCAGGTCGACGTCGGAGTGCGGATGCAGCTCGCCGCGGCCGTAGCCGCCCACGGCGAGCAGCGCCACGCCGTCGTCGGGCCAGTCGTGCAGCGACCACGCCACACCGAGCAGCTGGTCGAGGCACCAGGCCCGACCGTGCACCAGATCGCGGATGTCGGCACCGGCATGGAAGCGCTCGTCGAGCCGGCGCTGGATGTCGCGCAGCGCTGTCTTGAACGGCGCGATGGGTGAACGCGTGCCGGCCAGTTCGCGGCGGAAGGTCTCGGCGTCGAACAGCGTCTCGTCGGGCACGAAGCGGTAGTGGTGCAGGAGCATGTTGGCTCGACTCAGTGGTCGAGGAAGGAGAAGTCTTCCTCGTGGCGCGCGGTGAGCACCTCGACGCCGGTCTCGGTGACCAGCAGCGTGTGCTCCCACTGCGCGGACAGGCTCTTGTCCCGGGTCACGGCGGTCCAGCCGTCGCGCAGCACCTTGGTCTGGTGGCCGCCGACGTTGATCATCGGCTCGATGGTCAGGCACATGCCGGCGGCCAGGGTGGCATCGGCCTCGGGGGCATAGCCGTCATAATGCAGTACCTGCGGGTCCTCGTGGAAGCCGGCACCGATGCCGTGGCCGCAGAAGTCGCGCACCACCGAGTAGCCGTTGGCCTCGGCGTGGCGCTGGATGGCGCGGGCCAGCTCGGAGAGGCGTACGCCCGGACGTACCAGCGCGATGCTCTTGTACAGGCACTCCTGGGTCACGCGGCACAGCCGCTCGCCCTGGATGTTTTCGCCGACGATGTACATGGCGCTGGAGTCGCCGTGGTAGCCGTCGGCGGTCTTCACGGTGACATCGATGTTCATGATGTCGCCCTTCTTGAGCTTCTTGGCCGGATCGGGGATGCCGTGGCACACCACGTGGTTGAGCGAGGTGCAGATCGACTTGGGGAAACCGTGGTAGTTGAGCGGCGCCGGCGTGGAGCCCAGCTCGTCGACGATGTAGTCGTGGCACAGCCGGTCCAGCTCGCCGGTGGTCACGCCGGCCGTGACGTGCGGTGCTATCATTTCCAGCACGCTGGCGGCCTGGCGGCCGGCCTCGCGCATCTTCTCGATCTCGTCGGGCGTCTTGATGGGTATGTTCATGGAATCTCGGTTCAGAGGGGTTGCAGCGCCGGCAACGTGGGCCAAGGACGGCGGGCGACTTCATCTCGTTGGCGAACTATGGTATAAAGCCGCGCGCTTTCCTGCAATCGTCGCCCGCCATGGCCCCGGCCCGGCCGGCAGGCGAGACGCCGAGGGCGCCGGCGCCAGGTCGCGACAGGTCGCGGCTCGAGCCGTCAACTCAACAGCCTTGAAAACACACACGTACCGGCACATGGTCCCGGGTGCTGCCGCGGTCTAGCCCGGCGGTCGGATCCATGGGGTGCGTGGAGGCCTAACCCGATTTTCAGGAGTCATCCATGGCACATGTCAACATGCGCGACCTGCTCAAGGCGGGCGCACACTTCGGTCACCAGACCCGTTACTGGAACCCGAAGATGGGCAAGTTCATCTTCGGCGCCCGCAACAAGATCCACATCATCAACCTCGAGCACACCCTGCCGGCCCTCAACGAGGTAATCGACGTGGTCGAGAAGATGGCGGCGGCCAACAACAAGATCCTGTTCGTCGGCACCAAGCGCAGCGCGAGCAAGATCATCAAGGAAGAGGCCAACCGCGTCGGCATGCCCTTCGTCAACCACCGCTGGCTCGGTGGCATGCTGACCAACTACAAGACCATCCGTCAGTCGATCAAGCGTCTGCGCGACCTCGAGACCATGCGCGAGGACGGCACCTTCGAGAAGCTGACCAAGAAGGAAGTCCTGATGGCGACCCGCGAGCAGGACAAGCTCGAGCGCTCCATCGGCGGCATCAAGGAGATGGGCGGCCTGCCCGACGCGCTGTTCGTGATCGACGTCGACCACGAGCGCATCGCCATCAACGAGGCGAACAAGCTCGGCATCCCGGTCATCGGCGTGGTCGACACCAACTCCGATCCGGACGGCGTCGACTACGTGATCCCCGGCAACGATGACTCCATCCGTGCCATCCAGATCTACGTCAAGGCGATCGCCGACGCCTGCGCGCGGGCGAAGGAAGGCCGTCCCGACGAGTTCGTCGAGGTCACCGAGGGTGAGAGCGGCGACGCGGCGGCCGCTGCCGAGTAACGGCGAGTCGCCCGGGCCGGCGCTGTTGGCCCGGGCGGGC
This portion of the Billgrantia sulfidoxydans genome encodes:
- the dapC gene encoding succinyldiaminopimelate transaminase, yielding MNPDLDALKPYPFERLAKLKAGVTPPTGLAHIPLTIGEPQHAPFAAALATLQAHQQDFARYPATAGIPELRDAIAGWATRRFGLEGLDAERQVLPVNGTREAIFAFVQAALDRRRPARVAVPNPFYQIYEGATLLAGGQPLYLDCRAENGFRPDFDAVPPETWREVQILFLCSPGNPTGAVTPRAEFEKLIDLADEFDFIIASDECYSELYLDEDAPPPGLLEACAALGRHDYRRCLVFHSLSKRSNLPGLRSGFVAGDAELIAPFKRYRTYHGCAMSLPLQHASITAWNDEAHVRANRDAYRETFAAVTEMLAPVLEFPSPEASFYLWPAVPGGDDEAFARALFAAEHVSVLPGAYMGRQGHDGTNPGAGRIRLALVADLDATVEAARRIRRFIERSA
- the dapE gene encoding succinyl-diaminopimelate desuccinylase; the encoded protein is MPTTDPQGLSATLQLAFELIRRPSVTPDDLGCQALMIERLERLGFQVERLPFGDVENFWATHGHHGPVLAFAGHTDVVPSGPHTHWDTPPFEPVIDEAGMLRGRGSADMKGSLAAMVTAVERFVTAHPDHHGRIAFLITSDEEGPAVDGTRAVVEHLRERHERLDYCIVGEPSSTDVLGDVIKNGRRGSLGGVLHVRGIQGHVAYPHLARNPIHQVMPALDALVHEHWDGGNDFFPATSFQISNLRAGTGATNVIPGEVEAVFNFRFSTEVTHEQLRSRTEAILDAHGLEYQLDWTLNGEPFLTAEGELVDAALHGVESVLGRRPRLSTSGGTSDGRFIATLGSQVVELGPRNATIHQTNEHVRAADLDDLSRIYETILARLFVNGTARP
- the rpsB gene encoding 30S ribosomal protein S2 gives rise to the protein MAHVNMRDLLKAGAHFGHQTRYWNPKMGKFIFGARNKIHIINLEHTLPALNEVIDVVEKMAAANNKILFVGTKRSASKIIKEEANRVGMPFVNHRWLGGMLTNYKTIRQSIKRLRDLETMREDGTFEKLTKKEVLMATREQDKLERSIGGIKEMGGLPDALFVIDVDHERIAINEANKLGIPVIGVVDTNSDPDGVDYVIPGNDDSIRAIQIYVKAIADACARAKEGRPDEFVEVTEGESGDAAAAAE
- the trxB gene encoding thioredoxin-disulfide reductase, giving the protein MSEARHERLIILGSGPAGYTAAVYAARANLKPVLITGIQAGGQLTTTTDVDNWPGDDAGVQGPELMERMKRHAERFDTEVLFDHIHEVDLRNRPFTLKGDSGSYTCDALIVATGASARYLGLPSEQQYMGQGVSACATCDGFFYRNKEVVVVGGGNTAVEEALYLSNIASKVTLVHRRDSLRAEKILQDRLREKAESGNVVLEWNHVVEEVLGDASGVTGVRVRSTVDGGVKEIAAPGVFIAIGHSPNTGIFEGQLEMHDGYIKVKSGLEGNATATSVPGVFAAGDVMDHVYRQAVTSAGTGCMAALDAERYLDDL
- the dapD gene encoding 2,3,4,5-tetrahydropyridine-2,6-dicarboxylate N-succinyltransferase produces the protein MLSFAFGIGTQNTQGDWLEIYYPAPLLKPDASLVEAVGKVLDVPTGNGAVSFLPEHCATLAEALRAAGHVAQAELAEALAASQRPLVATFLDSDLPPQSAPEVYLKLHLLSHRLVKPHGVDLTGMFGLLRNVAWSSEGPIDIEELPARRLKARLEGRALSVDCVDKFPKMTDYVVPSGVRIADTARVRLGAYLGEGTTVMHEGFVNFNAGTEGPGMIEGRISAGVMVGRGSDLGGGCSTMGTLSGGGNIVIKVGEGCLIGANAGIGIPLGDRCTVEAGLYITAGAKVTLLDDQGQEVKTVAARELAGQSDLLLRRNSQNGRIECLTNKSAIALNEALHAND
- a CDS encoding SlyX family protein encodes the protein MTTRPEAPPTNEGVTMNSDTQRDDSSMSLSQALATRLEALESRIAYQEHWLDTLDQAVAAQERRLAQLERINALMQEKLRDQQRALQDSEMAAPSAQDEVPPHY
- a CDS encoding [protein-PII] uridylyltransferase, with the translated sequence MLLHHYRFVPDETLFDAETFRRELAGTRSPIAPFKTALRDIQRRLDERFHAGADIRDLVHGRAWCLDQLLGVAWSLHDWPDDGVALLAVGGYGRGELHPHSDVDLMLLLEDDDDTPYREGLTAFITLLWDIGLEIGHSVRSLADCEREAEGDITVITNLMESRLLAGPESLREAMKARIARERMWPSDRFFEAKWQEQIARHHRFNNSEYHLEPNIKSSPGGLRDIQMIGWVAKRHFGSQRYEDLVANGFMNDAELRILSQGQAFLWQVRYALHMLTGRAEDRLLFDHQRTIAELFGFRDTPERLAVEQFMKRYYRHVTALAGLNDMLLQHFDEAILRSGERLETADLNERFVIEGGYIKARTRSVFRDHPYALLELFLLMAEHPEIEGVRADTIRLIRDNRHLIDDLYRDDAQHQHLFMSLLCSSGNVARQLRRMNRYGVLGKYLPEFGQAVGLMQHDLFHIYTVDAHTLRLLKFIHQFRKPEARDDFPVAAALVHQLPKLELLWIAGLYHDIGKGRGGDHSLLGARDVERFAERHGLSSRDTRLVSWLVENHLVMSMVAQKRDITDPDVIREFAAQVGDEIRLDYLYVLTVADINATNPTLWNGWRASLLRQLHAETKRALRRGLDNPLDREEWVRETRSESRSLLATVGADIDRVDRLWESLGEEYFLQYAPSEIAWQTMGILAHGESPLPLILISAPTDDMTDGGTKVFIHTRSVDDLFAATAAAMEQLGLSIHDARIATSSNDWTLNTFIVLDDQGRAIRDPNRIEEIRAHLVEELDDPDDYPQIVTRHTPRQLRHFKVPTEVLIEQDPANERTLLELTAPDRPGLLARVGRIFMEQDISLSAAKIATLGERVEDVFFITDKTGTPLTDPARQQRLRERLIEVLDVAG
- a CDS encoding CPXCG motif-containing cysteine-rich protein; this translates as MHEEQLDTHPVHCPYCSMPFDLPVDVSQGSHQTWEDCPYCCAPIQLRVEVSPMTGELDALVLGRDDEVL
- a CDS encoding Spx/MgsR family RNA polymerase-binding regulatory protein, yielding MATLFVIKNCDTCRKARQALDAKGLPYQVHDLREDGLSAALLEHILARVPVMEAINRRSTTWRNLPEEDKQDLDANKVRALLMAHPTLLKRPLLDTGDEIRVGYRDGDYDDLKG
- a CDS encoding cold-shock protein, yielding MNRKVIIRCTLVSLLLALPAPLLIALSLALADVGLPQQLLTLLEPGGYAVGYVTVSLAVFVLLLIATLSTQALNPQLAVLAAVENDDREIGEVKWFNVNKGYGFIKRESGEDVFVHFRAIRGRGHRTLAEGQKVRYHVIENERGLQADDVTVIT
- the map gene encoding type I methionyl aminopeptidase; the protein is MNIPIKTPDEIEKMREAGRQAASVLEMIAPHVTAGVTTGELDRLCHDYIVDELGSTPAPLNYHGFPKSICTSLNHVVCHGIPDPAKKLKKGDIMNIDVTVKTADGYHGDSSAMYIVGENIQGERLCRVTQECLYKSIALVRPGVRLSELARAIQRHAEANGYSVVRDFCGHGIGAGFHEDPQVLHYDGYAPEADATLAAGMCLTIEPMINVGGHQTKVLRDGWTAVTRDKSLSAQWEHTLLVTETGVEVLTARHEEDFSFLDH